Proteins encoded by one window of Chondromyces crocatus:
- a CDS encoding M28 family peptidase produces MGDAQPSADERSARHRRRRRRGIGLVVAAVSLLVVLDQLGARRLSGADFPPRDPLSPVMREQVEQLASPAWKGRKPGTRENEEAARYLGQQLEASGVEPLPSVGSYFMPIPGLRGGGRVGDNVVGWIPGTDPEAREALLVGAHFDHLGETEDGLVLGADDNAAAIAVLLAAAPLVRAKQLERPVFFTFFNTEEAPYFGLPTQGSVRFATAPPRELGAVSAIRLAVVLDLVGGVVWRASADTLFACGAEKTSGLGAMVDSVQEQGLAVRRMGIHLVENLPGYRPQPVSDYDVFRDKEVPFLFLSSGRTPRYHKPSDLPDTLHYDRMARSARWIAALLAAVDGAEAPLRFDPAGEDLPADADTMRWAMTAAATPWRSIPGTGPLSAVRLLGDRARVEALSAPGHAYTPEDVLALERASFRLQCLLYSFPVCFTF; encoded by the coding sequence GTGGGTGACGCTCAGCCTTCTGCCGATGAGCGCAGCGCGCGGCATCGTCGCCGCCGTCGTCGTGGGATCGGGCTTGTCGTCGCGGCGGTGTCGCTGCTGGTCGTGCTGGATCAGCTGGGCGCGCGGCGGCTGTCGGGTGCAGACTTTCCTCCGCGAGATCCGCTGTCGCCCGTGATGCGGGAGCAAGTCGAGCAGCTCGCGTCGCCTGCGTGGAAAGGGCGGAAGCCCGGGACACGAGAAAACGAAGAGGCCGCGCGCTACCTCGGCCAGCAGCTCGAAGCGTCAGGGGTGGAGCCGTTGCCCTCCGTGGGGAGCTACTTCATGCCCATCCCAGGCCTCCGCGGCGGTGGGCGGGTCGGCGACAACGTCGTGGGGTGGATCCCCGGGACAGACCCCGAAGCCCGTGAAGCGCTACTCGTCGGGGCGCACTTCGATCACCTCGGCGAGACGGAGGACGGCCTGGTGCTCGGCGCCGACGACAACGCGGCAGCGATCGCGGTGTTGCTCGCGGCAGCGCCTCTGGTGCGTGCGAAGCAGCTCGAGCGCCCCGTCTTTTTCACGTTCTTCAACACCGAGGAGGCTCCCTACTTCGGGCTCCCCACCCAGGGGTCGGTTCGTTTCGCCACCGCGCCACCGCGTGAGCTGGGCGCAGTGTCCGCCATCCGGCTGGCGGTCGTCCTCGATCTGGTCGGTGGCGTGGTGTGGCGCGCTTCGGCCGACACCCTGTTTGCCTGCGGGGCCGAGAAGACTTCAGGGCTCGGGGCGATGGTGGATTCGGTGCAGGAGCAGGGCCTGGCGGTGCGGCGCATGGGGATCCACCTGGTGGAGAACCTGCCCGGGTACCGGCCTCAGCCCGTCTCGGACTACGATGTATTTCGCGACAAAGAGGTCCCCTTCCTCTTTCTGTCCAGTGGCCGCACGCCGCGTTACCATAAGCCCTCCGATCTGCCGGACACGCTTCACTACGACCGCATGGCGCGCTCCGCCCGCTGGATCGCGGCGCTGCTTGCAGCGGTGGACGGCGCGGAGGCGCCGCTTCGATTCGATCCTGCTGGCGAGGACCTGCCTGCTGATGCCGACACCATGCGCTGGGCCATGACTGCCGCCGCGACGCCCTGGCGATCCATCCCCGGGACAGGGCCGCTCTCCGCTGTGCGGTTGCTGGGGGATCGGGCGCGTGTGGAGGCGCTGTCGGCCCCAGGACACGCCTACACCCCGGAAGATGTCCTCGCGCTGGAGCGAGCCAGCTTCCGGCTACAGTGTCTGCTCTACAGCTTCCCCGTATGTTTCACCTTCTGA
- a CDS encoding universal stress protein has product MTSSKDEVSVMAEATQQVILVPVDFESASLKAIEKAKELAARTGAEVVLMHVYQLPVYTYPGLEPTLMPGFHTEVSVAAARALEQLAAQSGGLRSVLREGDPASEILATAEEVKPTLIVMGTHGRKGMAHMFLGSVAEKVIRKADAPVLTVRTPESNP; this is encoded by the coding sequence GTGACGTCCTCCAAGGACGAGGTGAGCGTGATGGCAGAAGCGACACAGCAGGTGATCTTGGTACCGGTGGACTTCGAGTCTGCCTCGTTGAAGGCGATCGAGAAGGCCAAGGAGCTCGCGGCAAGGACGGGCGCCGAGGTGGTGCTGATGCATGTCTACCAGCTCCCGGTGTATACCTACCCGGGCCTGGAGCCGACGCTGATGCCAGGGTTCCACACGGAGGTGTCGGTCGCGGCGGCGCGCGCGCTGGAGCAGCTCGCAGCGCAGTCGGGGGGGCTTCGCAGCGTCCTCCGCGAGGGGGATCCGGCGAGCGAGATCCTGGCGACGGCCGAGGAGGTCAAGCCGACGCTCATCGTGATGGGGACCCACGGGCGAAAAGGCATGGCGCACATGTTCCTCGGCAGTGTGGCCGAGAAGGTGATCCGCAAGGCCGATGCGCCCGTGCTCACGGTGCGCACGCCCGAGTCCAACCCCTGA
- a CDS encoding CDP-alcohol phosphatidyltransferase family protein gives MAEITPRDLLLLPNLISYTRLPLGILFPFVADRPLPALAVLAAAGFSDMLDGWVARSSRHATATGAVIDPLCDKAFALAVMLTLVVQGRIPGWGVVALLTREILQLPLVLWIGLSPRFRGARLSVARANIPGKAATVVQFAAVLAALIWPAALSATLWAAGVAGVVSGLSYWNRQIRHMQGQREA, from the coding sequence ATGGCCGAGATCACCCCGCGCGATCTGCTGCTCCTGCCCAACCTGATCAGCTACACCCGGCTGCCGCTCGGGATCCTGTTTCCCTTCGTCGCGGATCGACCCCTTCCGGCGCTGGCCGTGCTGGCCGCTGCCGGGTTCTCGGACATGCTCGATGGCTGGGTCGCGCGGAGTTCTCGGCACGCGACCGCGACGGGGGCCGTGATCGATCCGCTCTGTGACAAGGCCTTCGCGCTGGCCGTGATGCTGACGCTGGTGGTGCAGGGTCGGATCCCGGGGTGGGGGGTCGTGGCGCTGCTCACGCGGGAGATCTTGCAGCTGCCGCTGGTGCTCTGGATCGGGCTCTCGCCTCGGTTCCGGGGAGCGAGGCTCTCGGTCGCCCGGGCGAACATCCCCGGGAAGGCGGCCACGGTGGTGCAGTTCGCAGCGGTGCTGGCCGCTCTCATCTGGCCGGCGGCGCTGTCGGCCACGCTGTGGGCGGCGGGAGTCGCCGGCGTGGTGTCGGGGCTGTCGTACTGGAATCGGCAGATCCGCCACATGCAGGGACAGCGGGAAGCCTGA
- a CDS encoding NifU family protein has translation MPASIDQLLKVCREVLAPLVKADGGELYVVAVEPDHLTLHLAGSYSGCPGVTLTTRGVIEPAVLAVAPSAKVVVTSGARVPEGASLVS, from the coding sequence ATGCCTGCCTCGATCGATCAGCTTTTGAAGGTTTGCCGTGAGGTTCTCGCACCACTGGTGAAAGCCGATGGGGGCGAGCTGTACGTCGTGGCCGTGGAGCCCGACCACCTGACCCTCCACCTGGCGGGTTCCTACTCGGGTTGTCCCGGCGTCACGCTCACGACCCGTGGCGTGATCGAGCCTGCGGTGCTGGCGGTCGCCCCATCGGCCAAGGTCGTGGTGACCAGCGGCGCCAGGGTGCCCGAGGGAGCTTCGCTGGTCTCCTGA
- a CDS encoding DUF4349 domain-containing protein: MQNLVFPWAMFMGVAALGCGGGGYDATSRPPMLVRGPSLVAESAPAMADGLEEVGAVPAMDDERAETWSASRALAKEAPPPPAGSAAGSSGGGGAATGAKVSQAVEARAPLLVYTARMLMAAFDMAASLNRVEAMAVELGGFMSKRTDLEITVRVPAAAFDTAVRRLEAMGDVLKRDVKVEDVTEEFLDLEVRLRNARAVRDRVEKLLDKASNVEESLLLEKELGRVSGDIERLEGRLKVMRDKASFSTITVLFQSRPKETIDPGGARLPIPWLHALGLSRLLNL, encoded by the coding sequence ATGCAGAACCTTGTCTTTCCCTGGGCCATGTTCATGGGTGTGGCCGCGCTCGGGTGCGGAGGTGGCGGATACGACGCGACCTCTCGGCCGCCGATGCTCGTTCGAGGGCCGTCGCTCGTCGCGGAGAGCGCTCCCGCCATGGCCGACGGCCTGGAGGAGGTCGGCGCCGTGCCGGCCATGGATGACGAGCGTGCGGAGACCTGGAGCGCATCGCGCGCGCTGGCGAAGGAGGCGCCGCCGCCTCCGGCAGGATCGGCGGCTGGCTCGTCAGGAGGGGGCGGAGCGGCGACGGGCGCGAAGGTCTCTCAGGCGGTGGAAGCACGGGCACCGCTGCTCGTGTACACCGCGCGGATGTTGATGGCCGCGTTCGACATGGCGGCCTCGCTGAACCGGGTCGAGGCGATGGCTGTCGAGCTGGGGGGCTTCATGTCGAAGCGCACCGACTTGGAGATCACCGTCCGCGTCCCTGCCGCGGCCTTCGACACGGCCGTCCGTCGGCTGGAGGCGATGGGCGACGTGCTGAAGCGGGACGTGAAGGTGGAGGATGTGACCGAGGAGTTCCTCGATCTGGAGGTGCGTCTCCGCAACGCGCGGGCGGTCCGGGATCGGGTGGAGAAGCTGCTCGACAAGGCGTCGAACGTCGAGGAGTCGCTGCTGCTGGAGAAGGAACTCGGTCGCGTGTCGGGTGACATCGAGCGGCTGGAGGGACGGCTGAAGGTCATGCGCGACAAGGCGTCGTTTTCCACGATCACCGTGCTCTTTCAGTCGCGACCCAAAGAGACCATCGATCCGGGGGGAGCCCGCCTTCCCATCCCCTGGCTGCACGCGCTGGGTCTCTCGAGGCTGCTCAACCTGTAG
- a CDS encoding DUF362 domain-containing protein, whose amino-acid sequence MGDLSRRDMIRRLGAAGLVLGSAAALARVRWDQGGTSSLSVDGPQVRDYRLRDAPPSLPQLVVARGLPTLDPAAPQPTPLDPATLVRKAVDAIGGMKRFISRGDIVVVKPNIGWDRTPIHAANTNPKVVAEVVRLAFDAGAKRVIVTDASCNEPNRCFQRSGIWNAAYEVGADVIIPSDHRFRQMRLKGEVLDDWPVYTPLVNADKVINVPVAKHHNLSKYTGAMKNWYGLLGGRRNRLHQNIDVSIADLATFLQPTLTIIDAVRVLLRNGPQGGNVADARDMHTVIATTDQVAGDAYGCQLVGRKADEIPYIRMAHQRGLGTMHWQNLRIAEV is encoded by the coding sequence ATGGGTGACCTCTCCCGCCGCGACATGATCCGCCGCCTCGGCGCCGCGGGCCTCGTCCTCGGCAGCGCGGCAGCTCTGGCGCGCGTCCGCTGGGATCAAGGAGGAACCAGCAGCCTCTCGGTGGATGGCCCCCAGGTGCGCGACTACCGCCTGCGCGACGCGCCCCCTTCCCTCCCGCAGCTCGTCGTCGCCCGCGGCCTCCCGACACTGGACCCGGCCGCGCCCCAACCCACGCCGCTCGATCCGGCGACACTCGTGCGCAAGGCCGTGGACGCAATCGGCGGCATGAAGCGCTTCATCTCCCGGGGCGACATCGTCGTGGTCAAGCCGAACATCGGCTGGGATCGCACCCCCATCCACGCCGCGAACACCAACCCCAAGGTCGTGGCCGAGGTCGTCAGGCTCGCTTTCGACGCCGGCGCCAAGCGCGTCATCGTCACCGACGCCTCATGCAACGAGCCGAACCGCTGCTTCCAGCGCTCCGGCATCTGGAACGCCGCCTACGAGGTCGGCGCCGACGTCATCATCCCCAGCGATCACCGCTTCCGACAGATGCGCCTCAAAGGCGAAGTGCTCGACGACTGGCCCGTCTACACGCCGCTCGTCAACGCCGACAAGGTCATCAACGTCCCCGTCGCCAAGCACCACAACCTGTCGAAGTACACCGGCGCGATGAAGAACTGGTACGGCCTGCTGGGGGGTCGTCGCAACCGCCTGCACCAGAACATCGACGTCTCCATCGCCGACCTCGCCACCTTCCTCCAGCCCACCCTCACCATCATCGACGCCGTGCGCGTCCTCCTGCGCAACGGCCCCCAGGGCGGCAACGTCGCCGACGCCAGGGACATGCACACCGTCATCGCCACCACCGACCAGGTCGCCGGTGATGCCTACGGGTGCCAGCTCGTCGGCCGCAAAGCGGACGAGATCCCGTACATCCGCATGGCGCATCAGCGCGGCCTCGGCACCATGCACTGGCAAAACCTGCGCATCGCCGAGGTCTGA
- the map gene encoding type I methionyl aminopeptidase yields the protein MSNVSIKTVKEVDGLRVAGQMAAETLLAVGDMLRPGITTEDINQFVHQDTLRRGGVPAPLNYHGFPKSVCTSINEVVCHGIPGEQVLEPGDIINVDVTTIFNGFYGDTSATFYIGEPSPEAKHVTEVSRRSLALGIAQVRDGARLGDIGAAIQEFAEGQGCSVVRAFVGHGIGRRFHEPPQVSHVGTRNSGLRLRAGMVFTIEPMINIGTHEVEVLEDKWTAVTADGSLSAQFEHTLVVTKSGCEVLTRRSRSLERSEIFPDPFELQAALAI from the coding sequence GTGAGCAACGTCAGCATCAAGACGGTCAAAGAGGTGGATGGGCTCCGCGTCGCGGGCCAGATGGCGGCGGAGACGCTCCTCGCTGTGGGCGACATGCTCCGCCCTGGCATCACCACCGAGGACATCAACCAGTTCGTCCATCAGGACACGCTGCGGCGAGGCGGCGTCCCGGCGCCGCTCAACTATCACGGCTTCCCCAAGAGCGTCTGCACCTCGATCAACGAGGTGGTGTGCCATGGCATCCCGGGCGAGCAGGTGCTGGAGCCGGGCGACATCATCAACGTCGACGTCACCACCATCTTCAACGGGTTCTACGGCGACACGTCGGCGACCTTCTACATCGGCGAGCCGTCGCCCGAGGCCAAGCATGTGACCGAGGTGTCCCGGCGCAGCCTCGCGCTCGGGATCGCTCAGGTGCGGGACGGCGCGCGGCTCGGTGACATCGGGGCGGCCATCCAGGAGTTCGCGGAGGGGCAGGGGTGCTCGGTGGTACGAGCCTTCGTCGGGCACGGGATTGGCCGGCGGTTCCACGAGCCGCCGCAGGTGTCGCATGTGGGAACCCGGAACTCGGGCCTGCGCCTCCGTGCAGGGATGGTCTTCACCATCGAGCCGATGATCAACATCGGGACCCACGAGGTCGAGGTGCTCGAGGACAAATGGACGGCCGTGACCGCCGACGGCTCCCTGTCGGCGCAGTTCGAGCATACCCTCGTCGTCACCAAGTCGGGGTGCGAGGTGTTGACGCGTCGCTCCCGATCGCTCGAAAGAAGTGAGATCTTCCCCGATCCGTTCGAGCTACAGGCGGCTCTGGCCATCTGA
- a CDS encoding DUF4398 domain-containing protein, with amino-acid sequence MRWTLLLCAVAPVVVGCAGRLEAVGSDGTSVERARALMEQAWTEPMAMEASAALEEANRALEHAERETRTRPGSRAAADAIYLAERMAERARLEARCAAAREALDAARLRYAQATRSLEEARSRLPRGNDMALPKVRANTPWPMNAHEREMYTDVSEEP; translated from the coding sequence ATGAGGTGGACGCTGCTTCTCTGTGCTGTCGCGCCGGTGGTCGTGGGCTGCGCAGGTCGGCTCGAGGCGGTCGGTAGCGACGGGACGTCGGTGGAACGCGCACGCGCGCTCATGGAGCAGGCCTGGACCGAGCCGATGGCCATGGAGGCCTCTGCCGCGCTGGAAGAGGCGAACCGCGCTCTCGAACATGCGGAGCGGGAGACCCGCACCCGGCCCGGAAGCCGAGCGGCCGCCGACGCCATCTACCTCGCCGAGAGGATGGCAGAGCGTGCGCGGCTCGAGGCCCGGTGCGCGGCGGCGAGGGAGGCGCTCGACGCGGCACGGCTCCGGTATGCGCAGGCGACTCGGTCCCTGGAAGAGGCGCGCTCCAGGTTGCCGCGGGGAAACGACATGGCCCTCCCCAAGGTCAGAGCAAATACGCCCTGGCCGATGAACGCCCACGAGCGGGAGATGTACACGGACGTCTCGGAAGAGCCCTGA
- a CDS encoding DUF4398 domain-containing protein, whose protein sequence is MRTCSSPLVRLTAALALLTSLGGCLATQSGVALPEISKAREALREAEEAGAADEPSAQIYVALAQEHLQRASGRLAQGDRDGAVGLARRAEADAEVALLTVRDASLRDAVQRTVGDTSLLSDQAAKIDLAARKGAER, encoded by the coding sequence ATGCGGACTTGCTCGTCACCCCTCGTTCGGCTCACCGCCGCGCTCGCTCTCCTGACCTCGCTCGGAGGGTGCCTCGCCACCCAGAGCGGGGTGGCTCTGCCGGAGATCAGCAAGGCCCGTGAGGCCCTGCGCGAGGCAGAGGAGGCGGGGGCCGCCGATGAGCCTTCGGCGCAGATCTATGTGGCCCTCGCGCAGGAGCACCTCCAGCGCGCCTCGGGTCGGCTGGCCCAGGGGGATCGGGATGGCGCGGTAGGGTTGGCCCGGCGGGCGGAGGCGGATGCGGAGGTCGCGCTGCTCACGGTGCGTGACGCCAGCCTGCGCGACGCCGTGCAGCGGACGGTGGGCGATACGAGCTTGCTGTCCGATCAGGCGGCGAAGATCGATCTCGCCGCGCGGAAGGGAGCTGAGCGATGA
- a CDS encoding serine/threonine protein kinase — translation MPLDATFRTTTIQAFAVTQHASGEGSITESGSAAVSVRTSDPGSSPRGPSILPESGQIVGGLYRLVRLLGQGMFGKVYVAQRIDVPEHQVALKLLPRSHYATRNVERELVMLATIGHPNVVQLKDHGMTADYVWLTMSVYDGETLEERLARGPLGLREAYDVFVPVARGLEALHAAGLRHQDVKPDNIYLARFGGRVHPVLLDLGVAAEREATFCAGTALFASPEQLGALNAYPGAVHLDEKMDTYCLAATLLVALVGGERFPGERARTRDELEAAQAARATTPLASGTLPEVVGAPRDLLEASLQRWLALDATQRPSMAQMAEELEVLLEPEREKARKEEERIARQRAALHRLRIAAAGLLLVAVAGALLIFSKRETLRVANELERARRQGEESFSKLDTCVASHRLSEQRNTDCQQAREHDRAELKQAILAVERSGSASAADHAREINNLQAAHATRLKACEDEATADAASALDEQERLEGLWERERSLLVLERDIARDQAEDRAAKLASIAEERRTCEAERTSCEAERERYKASAPPTLSPVFHPSLDPLPDPAPTPSSSASAVPPEPLPIPSPPSPPLPEPPPQVAPQPSTQAAPRPSSQSAPPGAAIDVTKQADPP, via the coding sequence ATGCCGCTCGACGCCACCTTCCGCACGACCACGATCCAAGCCTTCGCGGTCACCCAGCACGCCTCGGGAGAAGGCAGCATCACCGAGAGCGGCTCGGCAGCCGTCTCGGTGCGTACGTCGGATCCAGGCTCGTCCCCCCGCGGCCCCTCCATCCTCCCCGAGTCGGGGCAGATCGTCGGCGGCCTCTACCGGCTCGTCAGGCTGCTCGGCCAGGGCATGTTCGGCAAGGTGTACGTCGCTCAGCGCATCGACGTCCCCGAGCACCAGGTCGCCCTGAAGCTGCTCCCTCGCTCCCACTACGCCACACGGAACGTCGAGCGAGAGCTGGTGATGCTCGCGACCATCGGTCACCCGAACGTCGTCCAGCTCAAGGACCACGGCATGACGGCCGACTACGTGTGGCTCACCATGTCCGTGTACGACGGCGAGACGCTGGAGGAGCGACTCGCCCGAGGGCCGCTCGGCTTGCGCGAGGCCTACGACGTCTTCGTGCCGGTCGCGCGCGGGCTGGAGGCGCTCCACGCCGCAGGCCTCCGCCACCAGGACGTCAAACCCGACAACATCTACCTCGCCCGCTTCGGCGGCAGGGTCCACCCGGTCTTGCTCGATCTCGGCGTCGCGGCCGAGCGGGAAGCCACCTTCTGCGCCGGCACCGCGCTCTTCGCTTCGCCCGAGCAGCTCGGCGCGCTCAACGCCTACCCGGGCGCCGTCCACCTCGACGAGAAAATGGACACCTACTGCCTGGCCGCGACCCTCCTCGTCGCCCTGGTCGGCGGCGAGCGCTTTCCAGGCGAACGCGCGCGCACCCGCGACGAACTCGAAGCAGCCCAGGCGGCCCGCGCGACGACACCACTCGCCAGCGGCACGCTCCCCGAGGTCGTCGGTGCGCCTCGCGATCTCCTCGAAGCGTCACTCCAGCGCTGGCTCGCCCTCGATGCGACCCAGCGCCCTTCCATGGCGCAGATGGCCGAAGAACTCGAGGTCCTGCTCGAACCCGAGCGCGAGAAAGCCCGCAAAGAAGAGGAACGCATCGCCCGTCAGCGCGCGGCGCTCCACCGCCTGCGGATCGCTGCCGCTGGCCTCTTGCTCGTCGCCGTCGCTGGAGCGCTCCTCATCTTTTCGAAACGAGAGACGCTGCGGGTCGCCAACGAGCTGGAGCGCGCGAGACGCCAGGGGGAAGAGTCCTTCAGCAAGCTGGACACGTGCGTCGCTTCCCACCGCCTCTCGGAGCAACGCAACACCGACTGCCAGCAAGCCCGCGAGCACGATCGCGCCGAGCTGAAACAGGCGATCCTGGCCGTCGAGCGGAGCGGGAGCGCGTCGGCGGCCGACCACGCGCGCGAGATCAACAACCTCCAGGCGGCCCACGCCACGCGGCTCAAGGCGTGCGAGGACGAGGCCACGGCAGACGCCGCCAGCGCCCTCGACGAGCAGGAGCGGCTGGAAGGTCTGTGGGAACGAGAGCGCTCCTTGCTCGTCCTCGAGCGCGACATCGCCCGTGATCAGGCCGAGGACCGCGCGGCGAAGCTCGCCTCGATCGCCGAGGAGAGGCGCACCTGCGAAGCCGAGCGGACGAGCTGCGAGGCCGAGCGCGAGCGCTACAAAGCATCGGCCCCACCGACGCTGTCTCCCGTCTTTCATCCTTCTCTCGATCCCCTCCCTGATCCCGCTCCGACGCCTTCGAGCTCGGCCTCTGCAGTCCCTCCGGAGCCGCTGCCGATCCCGTCCCCTCCCTCTCCGCCCCTTCCCGAACCACCGCCTCAGGTCGCGCCTCAACCGTCGACGCAGGCCGCACCTCGACCGTCCTCTCAGAGCGCACCTCCGGGCGCGGCCATCGACGTCACGAAGCAAGCGGACCCACCCTGA